One window from the genome of Nicotiana sylvestris chromosome 9, ASM39365v2, whole genome shotgun sequence encodes:
- the LOC104218474 gene encoding rust resistance kinase Lr10-like encodes MGKIHHFNVVRLVGYCADGFSNALVYEYLPNQTLDKLIFPASSQDRIILNWKKLQDIAMGIAKGLEYLHQGCDQQILHFDIKPQNILLDHNLNPKISDFGLAKLCSKEKSVVTMTEARGTMGYIAPEVLSSNFGKASHKSDVYSFGMMLLEMVGGRKNFDAKASNSQVNFPEWIHQQLNEGEELKIRIEEDDDIIIVRKLAIIGLWCIQWNATDRPSIKVVTQMLEGDEGILTIPPSFTARYTTHVGAGLMECPSREELSEISELE; translated from the coding sequence ATGGGAAAAATCCACCACTTCAATGTGGTTCGCCTAGTTGGCTATTGTGCTGATGGATTCAGTAACGCTCTCGTGTATGAATATTTGCCAAATCAGACACTTGACAAACTCATTTTTCCAGCAAGTTCCCAAGATCGCATTATCCTTAATTGGAAGAAGCTTCAAGATATTGCTATGGGTATAGCGAAAGGACTGGAGTATCTTCATCAAGGATGTGACCAACAAATCCTTCATTTCGATATCAAACCCCAAAATATTCTGTTAGACCATAACCTGAACCCAAAGATCTCTGATTTTGGTCTTGCCAAGTTATGCTCTAAAGAGAAAAGTGTTGTAACCATGACTGAAGCTAGAGGAACCATGGGTTATATTGCACCAGAAGTATTATCCAGCAATTTTGGAAAAGCATCTCATAAATCTGATGTCTATAGCTTTGGAATGATGCTACTTGAAATGGTTGGAGGAAGGAAGAATTTTGACGCAAAGGCCAGTAATAGCCAAGTGAACTTTCCCGAGTGGATTCATCAACAGTTGAATGAAGGAGAAGAGTTGAAAATCAGGATAGAGGAAGATGATGATATCATAATTGTAAGGAAATTGGCTATTATAGGACTTTGGTGCATCCAATGGAATGCAACGGATCGACCTTCCATCAAAGTTGTTACTCAAATGCTAGAAGGAGATGAGGGCATTCTAACTATCCCTCCGTCTTTTACAGCAAGATACACCACCCACGTAGGAGCTGGACTGATGGAATGCCCTTCTAGAGAAGAGTTGAGTGAAATATCAGAACTAGAATGA
- the LOC104229187 gene encoding cyclin-dependent protein kinase inhibitor SMR9-like, whose amino-acid sequence MGPSSYRRSTRRSTTISQKQQHKKQPLKKNEEISTISPCKTSLKNNSTMIDGSNSSNEYCCSTPKAKRYQIQEIKTCPPAPKKKRRLLSSKSCNTSSLKRTPISLFTPPDSELFLLFAFRDIPV is encoded by the coding sequence ATGGGTCCTTCTAGCTATAGAAGAAGTACAAGAAGATCAACAACAATCTCACAAAAGCAACAACATAAGAAGCAGCCATTGAAgaaaaatgaagagatatcaactATTTCTCCATGTAAAACTTCATTGAAGAATAATAGTACTATGATTGATGGATcaaatagtagtaatgaatattGTTGTTCAACTCCAAAAGCAAAGAGATATCAAATTCAAGAAATCAAGACTTGTCCTCCAGcaccaaagaagaagagaagactACTTTCATCAAAATCATGTAATACTAGTTCATTGAAAAGAACTCCCATTTCTTTGTTCACTCCACCAGATTCAGAGCTCTTTTTACTCTTTGCATTTAGGGATATTCCGGTTTGA